From a region of the Besnoitia besnoiti strain Bb-Ger1 chromosome I, whole genome shotgun sequence genome:
- a CDS encoding eukaryotic porin protein (encoded by transcript BESB_000820) yields MVLFRDLNKASADLLTKGYPHEKAWDLEYKYKSKNPEIVNTASVSPGGAFDASSKLKYCVSDVTTEVKMMATGKSTIDVKYAAPKMKGLTLGAKFDRRGEKTSKDSLDISAEYKLPTFHSFFSVNPISSSFSLGNVVEYNALRVGSEVSGKLDASAMKYALGASYTGAASKAGVFTVSVKTAPHGDAVFGRMIGNVHGKTMDNKSTELAAEVDYNIVDGRTNIQFGGLWYLNDQKDTYLKAKLSQNARMSVALTHRVCDYVSATIGSQIDVTKPSNPDAVKHGLKLEISA; encoded by the exons ACCTGCTCACCAAGGGCTACCCTCACGAGAAGGCGTGGGACTTGGAGTACAAGTACAAATCGAAGAACCCC GAAATCGTGAACACTGCTTCCGTCagccccggcggcgccttcgacgCAAGCTCCAAGCTGAAGTACTGCGTCAGCGATGTCACGACAGAAGTCAAGATGATGGCGACTGGAAAGTCGACCATCGACGTCAAATACGCT GCCCCGAAGATGAAGGGACTGACTTTGGGCGCCAAGTttgaccgccgcggcgagaagacgtcCAAGGACAGCCTCGACATTTCCGCGGAGTACAAGCTTCCCACGTTCCACTCTTTCTTCTCGGTCAACCCCATCTCCTCTTCGTTCAGCTTGGGCAATGTCGTTGAGTACAATGCTCTCCGAGTCGGAA GCGAGGTGTCCGGCAAGCTCGACGCCTCGGCGATGAAGTACGCCCTCGGTGCCTCCTACACTGGTGCTGCCAGCAAGGCCGGCGTGTTCACTGTTTCCGTCAAGAC ggcgccgcaCGGTGATGCCGTCTTTGGCCGCATGATCGGCAACGTCCACGGCAAGACCATGGACAACAAGTCCACTGAGTTGGCGGCGGAAGTCGACTACAACATTGTTGATGGACGGACCAACATCCAGTTCGGTGGCCTGTGGTACCTGAACGACCAGAAGGACACTTACTTGAAGGCGAAGCTGAGCCAGAACGCGCGCATGAGCGTCGCGCTGACTCACAGAGTGTGCGACTACGTGTCCGCAACCATCGGCTCTCAGATCGATGTCACCAAGCCGAGCAACCCCGACGCTGTCAAGCACGGTCTGAAGCTCGAAATCTCTGCCTAA